A single region of the Streptomyces sp. NBC_01262 genome encodes:
- the proB gene encoding glutamate 5-kinase, producing the protein MVDARRIVVKVGSSSLTTAAGGLDADRVDALVDVLAKVRDSGAKDIVLVSSGAIAAGLAPLGLTKRPRDLARQQAAASVGQGLLMARYTASFARYGVRVGQVLLTSDDVSRRAHYRNAYRTLDQLLAMGALPVVNENDTVATDEIRFGDNDRLAALVAHLVRADLLVLLSDVDGLYDGDPSNPGASRIDEVAGPADLDGISIGSSGKAGVGTGGMVTKVEAARIATGAGIPVVLTSATHAADALAGRPTGTLFTRTGKRSADRLLWLAHASTPLGALILDDGAVQAVVKGRKSLLPAGIASIEGQFAAGDPVELRDTAGHAVARGLVNFDAAELPRLLGRSTRELARELGPAYEREVVHRDDLVLLHT; encoded by the coding sequence GTGGTGGACGCCCGCAGGATCGTGGTCAAGGTCGGTTCGTCGTCACTGACGACAGCGGCCGGCGGGCTGGACGCGGACCGGGTCGACGCGCTCGTGGACGTGCTGGCCAAGGTGCGTGACAGCGGCGCCAAGGACATAGTCCTGGTCTCCTCCGGCGCCATCGCCGCCGGGCTCGCCCCGCTCGGCCTCACCAAGCGCCCCCGTGACCTGGCCCGCCAGCAGGCCGCCGCCAGCGTCGGCCAGGGGCTGCTCATGGCCCGCTACACGGCGTCCTTCGCGCGCTACGGCGTACGGGTGGGACAGGTGCTGCTCACCTCCGACGACGTCAGCCGCCGGGCGCACTACCGCAACGCGTACCGGACCCTGGACCAGCTGCTCGCCATGGGCGCGCTGCCGGTCGTCAACGAGAACGACACCGTCGCCACGGACGAGATCCGCTTCGGCGACAACGACCGGCTGGCCGCGCTCGTGGCCCACCTCGTACGCGCCGACCTGCTGGTGCTGCTGTCCGACGTGGACGGGCTCTACGACGGCGACCCCAGCAACCCCGGCGCCTCGCGCATCGACGAGGTGGCCGGCCCCGCAGACCTGGACGGCATCTCCATCGGCAGCTCCGGCAAGGCCGGCGTCGGCACCGGCGGCATGGTCACCAAGGTCGAGGCCGCCCGGATCGCCACCGGCGCCGGCATCCCCGTCGTCCTCACCTCCGCCACGCACGCCGCCGACGCGCTGGCCGGGCGGCCCACCGGCACCCTGTTCACCCGTACCGGCAAGCGCTCCGCCGACCGGCTGCTCTGGCTCGCCCACGCCTCCACCCCGCTCGGCGCGCTCATCCTCGATGACGGCGCGGTGCAGGCCGTGGTGAAGGGCCGCAAATCCCTCCTCCCGGCGGGCATCGCCAGCATCGAGGGCCAGTTCGCCGCCGGCGACCCCGTCGAGCTGCGCGACACCGCCGGGCACGCGGTGGCTCGCGGGCTGGTCAACTTCGACGCCGCCGAGCTGCCGAGGCTGCTCGGCCGCTCCACGCGCGAGCTCGCCCGGGAGCTGGGACCGGCGTACGAACGTGAGGTCGTACACCGCGACGACCTCGTACTCCTGCACACCTGA
- a CDS encoding M48 family metallopeptidase produces the protein MSESTESNNLPGRNRRRFPGISSRAYEHPADRSALVALRKLTGFDTVFKALSGLLPERSLRLLFLSDSVRVSDEQFSHLNDMLRDACYILDLEKVPAMYVTQDPQPNAMCIGLDAPIIVVTTGLVELLDEEEMRAVVGHEVGHALSGHAVYRTILLFLTNLAVRIAWIPLGNLAILAIVTALREWFRKSELSADRAGLLVGQDLRASMRGLMKIAGGNHLHEMNVDAFLKQAEEYEAAGDLRDSVLKILNVLPRSHPFTTVRAAELKKWEASRDYQRIMDGHYPRRSEDKDTSVTDAWKDSASHYAATVKTSKDPLMRLLNDITSGAGDVGGKLRDRFTGSQSSTTQTQEPPPQDSPPSPSEGSED, from the coding sequence ATGTCCGAGTCGACCGAGTCGAACAATCTGCCGGGGCGTAACCGGCGGCGTTTCCCGGGTATCTCGTCCCGTGCCTACGAGCACCCGGCCGACCGCTCGGCGCTGGTGGCGCTGCGCAAGCTGACCGGGTTCGACACGGTCTTCAAGGCACTCAGCGGCCTGCTCCCCGAGCGCAGTCTGCGGCTGCTCTTCCTCTCCGACTCCGTCCGGGTGAGCGACGAGCAGTTCTCGCACCTCAACGACATGCTGCGGGACGCCTGCTACATCCTGGACCTGGAGAAGGTCCCCGCGATGTACGTCACCCAGGACCCGCAGCCCAACGCCATGTGCATCGGCCTGGACGCGCCGATCATCGTCGTCACCACCGGCCTGGTGGAGCTCCTCGACGAGGAGGAGATGCGGGCCGTGGTCGGCCACGAGGTGGGACACGCGCTGTCCGGCCACGCGGTGTACCGGACGATACTGCTGTTCCTGACCAATCTGGCCGTGCGCATCGCGTGGATCCCGCTGGGCAATCTCGCGATCCTGGCGATCGTCACCGCGCTGCGCGAGTGGTTCCGCAAGTCCGAGCTGTCGGCGGACCGGGCCGGGCTGCTGGTCGGCCAGGACCTGCGGGCGTCGATGCGCGGGCTGATGAAGATCGCCGGCGGCAACCACCTGCACGAGATGAACGTGGACGCGTTCTTGAAGCAGGCCGAGGAGTACGAGGCCGCGGGCGACCTGCGCGACTCCGTGCTGAAGATCCTCAACGTGCTGCCGCGCAGCCACCCCTTCACCACCGTGCGGGCGGCCGAGCTGAAGAAGTGGGAGGCCAGCCGCGACTACCAGCGGATCATGGACGGCCACTACCCGCGGCGCAGCGAGGACAAGGACACCTCGGTCACGGACGCCTGGAAGGATTCGGCGAGCCACTACGCCGCGACGGTGAAGACCAGCAAGGACCCGCTGATGCGGCTGCTCAACGACATCACGTCGGGAGCCGGGGACGTGGGCGGCAAGCTGCGCGACAGGTTCACCGGCTCGCAGAGCTCGACGACGCAGACCCAGGAGCCGCCGCCCCAGGACTCACCGCCGTCGCCGTCGGAAGGCTCCGAGGACTGA
- a CDS encoding histidine phosphatase family protein: MSTAIRGRGRRLVLWRHGQTAWNLEGRFQGTTDIALTEVGIGQAKRAARLLAALKPDAVIASDLQRAADTAAELAALTGLDVSHHEGLRETYAGVWQGLTHDEISSRFGEEYAAWKRGEPVRRGGGELETEVADRAAPVILDAADKLPDGGTLVAVSHGGAIRTAIGRLIGLEPHTWESLGGLSNCCWSVLGEGARGWRLQEHNAGSLPEPVLGDDD; the protein is encoded by the coding sequence CTGAGCACCGCAATCCGCGGCCGTGGCCGCCGGCTGGTGCTGTGGCGGCACGGCCAGACCGCGTGGAACCTCGAAGGCCGCTTCCAGGGCACCACGGACATCGCGCTGACCGAGGTCGGCATCGGCCAGGCCAAGCGGGCCGCCCGGCTGCTCGCCGCGCTCAAGCCGGACGCCGTCATCGCCTCCGACCTGCAGCGCGCCGCCGACACCGCCGCCGAGCTGGCCGCCCTCACCGGGCTGGACGTCTCGCACCACGAAGGCCTTCGCGAGACCTACGCGGGCGTCTGGCAGGGGCTGACCCACGACGAGATCAGTTCCCGCTTCGGCGAGGAGTACGCCGCCTGGAAGCGCGGCGAGCCCGTCCGGCGCGGCGGCGGCGAGCTGGAGACCGAGGTGGCCGACCGGGCCGCCCCGGTCATCCTGGACGCCGCCGACAAGCTGCCCGACGGCGGCACCCTGGTCGCGGTCAGCCACGGCGGCGCCATCCGCACCGCCATCGGGCGGCTGATCGGCCTGGAGCCGCACACCTGGGAGTCCCTCGGCGGCCTGTCCAACTGCTGCTGGTCGGTGCTCGGCGAGGGCGCCCGCGGCTGGCGGCTGCAGGAGCACAACGCGGGCTCGCTGCCCGAGCCGGTGCTCGGCGACGACGACTGA
- a CDS encoding SCO2584 family spore wall biosynthesis protein has protein sequence MPDDVGAGRPFPDGEDHGGADDEFASVVLDEAFIRAAAFHEPSHAERLLAAARAARVGGIEDEPGGHDAEDAHYGDRAHGELDPEDAEYEELYAQRSPYRGHARWHRTVAWVLAVLMGIGVVALTFAAVYRGAGGGRQSDIQPSPTGRVGAPSAPPVAVSPTH, from the coding sequence GTGCCGGACGATGTGGGGGCTGGCCGTCCGTTCCCGGACGGGGAAGACCACGGTGGCGCGGACGACGAGTTCGCCTCCGTGGTGCTCGACGAGGCCTTCATACGGGCTGCCGCCTTCCACGAACCCAGCCACGCCGAGCGCCTGCTCGCCGCCGCCCGGGCAGCCCGGGTCGGCGGCATCGAGGACGAGCCCGGCGGCCATGACGCCGAGGACGCGCACTACGGCGACCGGGCCCACGGCGAGCTGGATCCCGAGGACGCGGAGTACGAGGAGCTGTACGCCCAGCGCAGCCCCTACCGGGGGCACGCGCGCTGGCACCGTACGGTCGCCTGGGTGCTGGCCGTACTCATGGGTATCGGCGTGGTCGCACTGACGTTCGCAGCCGTCTACCGCGGCGCCGGCGGTGGCCGCCAGTCGGACATCCAGCCGTCCCCCACGGGCCGGGTGGGCGCGCCCTCCGCGCCGCCGGTCGCGGTCAGTCCGACCCACTGA
- a CDS encoding glutamate-5-semialdehyde dehydrogenase: MSSRSHDTAASLPSPWPESPVLRAAIRARAAAADLAPMPRSVKDDALLAIADALVVRTREIVEANEKDIARAREAGTSETVIDRLTLTPERVRAIANDVRDVAGLPDPVGEVVRGSTLPNGLDLRQVRVPLGVVGIIYEARPNVTVDAAALCLKSGNAVLLRGSSSAYNSNHALVTVLRDAVGGAGLPADCVQLVPGESRESVHELMRARGMVDVLIPRGGASLIKTVVEQSTVPVIETGTGNCHVYVDAQADLDMAVAVLINSKAQRPSVCNAAETLLVHQDIAEEFLPRALDALAEAGVTVHGDERVLALAEKSGSKAKVVPATAEDWETEYLSYDIAAGIVDSLDAAVGHIRLWSSGHTEAIVTSSQPAARRFTQLVDAAAVAVNASTRFTDGGQFGFGAEIGISTQKLHARGPMGLPELTSTKFIVTGDGHIRG; this comes from the coding sequence ATGAGCAGCCGCAGCCACGACACCGCCGCATCCCTGCCGTCCCCCTGGCCGGAGTCCCCGGTCCTGCGCGCCGCGATCCGCGCGCGGGCCGCCGCCGCGGACCTCGCGCCGATGCCGCGCTCCGTGAAGGACGACGCGCTGCTGGCGATCGCGGACGCGCTGGTGGTCCGGACGAGGGAAATCGTCGAGGCCAACGAGAAGGACATCGCGCGGGCCCGCGAAGCCGGCACGAGCGAGACGGTGATCGACCGGCTGACCCTCACCCCGGAGCGCGTACGGGCGATCGCGAACGACGTACGGGACGTGGCGGGCCTGCCCGATCCCGTCGGCGAGGTCGTGCGCGGCTCGACGCTGCCCAACGGCCTGGACCTGCGGCAGGTCCGGGTCCCGCTGGGGGTCGTGGGGATCATCTACGAGGCCCGGCCGAATGTGACCGTCGACGCCGCCGCGCTGTGTCTGAAGTCGGGCAACGCCGTTCTGCTGCGCGGCTCTTCGTCCGCGTACAACTCCAACCACGCCCTGGTCACCGTCCTGCGGGACGCGGTCGGCGGGGCCGGGCTGCCGGCGGACTGCGTGCAGCTGGTGCCGGGGGAGAGCCGGGAGTCGGTGCACGAACTGATGCGCGCCCGGGGGATGGTGGACGTACTGATCCCGCGCGGCGGGGCCTCGCTGATCAAGACCGTCGTGGAGCAGTCGACGGTGCCGGTGATCGAGACGGGCACCGGCAACTGCCATGTGTACGTGGACGCGCAGGCGGACCTCGACATGGCGGTGGCGGTGCTGATCAACTCCAAGGCGCAGCGCCCGAGCGTGTGCAACGCGGCCGAGACCCTGCTGGTCCACCAGGACATCGCCGAGGAGTTCCTGCCGCGCGCGCTGGACGCGCTGGCCGAGGCCGGGGTGACCGTGCACGGCGACGAGCGGGTCCTCGCGCTGGCCGAGAAGTCCGGGAGCAAGGCGAAGGTCGTGCCGGCCACTGCGGAGGACTGGGAGACCGAGTACCTGTCCTACGACATCGCGGCGGGCATCGTGGACTCCCTGGACGCGGCCGTGGGGCACATCCGCCTGTGGTCCTCCGGTCACACCGAGGCGATCGTGACGAGCTCGCAGCCCGCCGCCCGCCGCTTCACCCAATTGGTGGATGCGGCCGCGGTCGCCGTGAACGCCTCGACCCGGTTCACCGACGGCGGCCAGTTCGGTTTCGGCGCGGAGATCGGGATCTCCACGCAGAAGCTGCACGCACGCGGCCCGATGGGCCTGCCGGAGCTGACGTCGACGAAGTTCATCGTGACCGGGGACGGCCACATCCGCGGGTGA
- a CDS encoding helix-turn-helix transcriptional regulator, giving the protein MPERRNELAAFLRSRRARITPEDVGMPPGLRRRTPGLRREEVAQLSGVGVTWYTWLEQGRPINASVQVLDAIARTLRLDVTERQHLYRLAGVPFVRDDIPDADVVGGEVQGIIDALDPLCAVVYNARYDVLASNAAYRDLFPGVRFVGRSDRNVLLRLFSGPSCCSAFVNRDDELPRMVAQMRTAYGRHVGEPAWESFIERMIRTSAEFAQMWASGDVAPPGQRIKHIQHASVGSIKMSTVSLAIDGMPEHRVVVYTPDDEESRARIEQLRSLEDPLIGCSVHARPLSQIVSGTQMSRAL; this is encoded by the coding sequence ATGCCCGAGCGCCGGAACGAACTCGCCGCCTTCCTGCGCAGCCGCCGCGCCAGGATCACCCCCGAGGACGTCGGCATGCCGCCGGGCCTGCGGCGGCGTACGCCGGGTCTGCGGCGCGAGGAGGTCGCCCAGCTGTCCGGGGTCGGGGTCACCTGGTACACGTGGCTGGAGCAGGGCCGCCCGATCAACGCGAGCGTGCAGGTGCTGGACGCGATCGCGCGCACCCTGCGGCTGGACGTGACCGAGCGGCAGCACCTCTACCGGCTGGCGGGCGTGCCGTTCGTCCGGGACGACATCCCGGACGCCGATGTCGTGGGCGGCGAGGTGCAGGGCATCATCGACGCCCTCGACCCGTTGTGCGCGGTGGTCTACAACGCGCGTTACGACGTGCTGGCGTCCAACGCCGCGTACCGGGACCTGTTCCCGGGTGTGCGGTTCGTCGGGCGCAGCGACCGCAACGTACTGCTGCGGCTGTTCTCGGGGCCGTCCTGCTGCTCGGCGTTCGTCAACCGTGACGATGAACTGCCGCGCATGGTCGCGCAGATGCGCACGGCCTACGGGCGGCATGTGGGAGAGCCGGCCTGGGAGTCGTTCATCGAGCGGATGATCCGGACGAGCGCCGAGTTCGCCCAGATGTGGGCGAGCGGGGATGTGGCCCCGCCGGGGCAGCGGATCAAGCACATCCAGCACGCGTCGGTCGGCAGCATCAAGATGTCGACCGTCTCGCTGGCGATCGACGGCATGCCCGAGCACCGCGTCGTCGTCTATACGCCCGATGACGAGGAGAGCAGGGCCCGGATCGAGCAACTGCGCAGCCTGGAGGACCCGTTGATCGGCTGCTCGGTGCACGCCCGGCCGCTCTCGCAGATCGTCTCCGGAACGCAGATGTCCCGAGCCCTCTGA
- the rsfS gene encoding ribosome silencing factor, with the protein MTATDRSIELIKAAAQAAADKLAHDIIAYDVSDVLSITDAFLVASAPNDRQVKAIVDEVEERLLKELGTKPVRREGDRDSRWVLLDYIDIVVHVQHSEERVFYALERLWKDCPEIELPKDAVDTRGKGEEHARSLATADEDGDLR; encoded by the coding sequence GTGACCGCCACGGACCGCTCCATCGAGCTCATCAAGGCCGCCGCCCAGGCAGCCGCCGACAAGCTCGCGCACGACATCATCGCCTACGACGTCAGCGACGTCCTCTCCATCACCGACGCGTTCCTGGTCGCCTCGGCGCCCAACGACCGCCAGGTGAAGGCCATCGTCGACGAGGTCGAGGAGCGGCTGCTCAAGGAGCTGGGCACCAAGCCGGTCCGCCGCGAGGGCGACCGTGACAGCCGCTGGGTGCTGCTGGACTACATCGACATCGTCGTGCACGTCCAGCACTCCGAGGAGCGGGTCTTCTACGCGCTGGAGCGCCTGTGGAAGGACTGCCCCGAGATCGAGCTGCCCAAGGACGCGGTGGACACCCGTGGCAAGGGCGAGGAGCACGCGCGGTCCCTCGCGACCGCCGACGAGGACGGAGACCTGCGCTGA
- the nadD gene encoding nicotinate-nucleotide adenylyltransferase, translating into MGEQEPPVKKRLGVMGGTFDPIHHGHLVAASEVASLFHLDEVVFVPTGQPWQKTDQVVSAAEDRYLMTVIATVSNPQFSVSRSDIDRPGRTYTIDTLRDLAAEHGEADLFFITGADALSQIFSWRDAEELFSLAHFIGVTRPGHTLADPGFPEGGVSLVEVPALAISSTDCRERVAKGEPVWYLVPDGVVRYIDKRKLYR; encoded by the coding sequence ATGGGAGAGCAGGAACCGCCGGTGAAGAAGCGGCTCGGCGTGATGGGTGGCACTTTCGACCCCATCCATCACGGTCACCTTGTGGCGGCCAGCGAGGTCGCGAGTCTGTTCCACCTCGACGAGGTGGTCTTCGTACCGACCGGGCAGCCGTGGCAGAAGACCGACCAGGTGGTGTCGGCGGCCGAGGACCGGTATCTGATGACGGTGATCGCCACCGTCTCCAATCCGCAGTTCTCGGTGAGCCGCAGCGACATCGACCGCCCGGGGCGTACGTACACCATCGACACCCTGCGGGACCTGGCCGCCGAGCACGGTGAGGCGGACCTCTTCTTCATAACGGGCGCCGACGCCCTTTCGCAGATCTTCTCCTGGCGCGACGCCGAGGAGCTGTTCTCGCTCGCGCACTTCATCGGCGTGACCCGTCCCGGGCACACGCTGGCCGACCCCGGCTTCCCGGAGGGCGGGGTCTCGCTGGTCGAGGTACCGGCGCTGGCCATCTCCTCGACGGACTGCCGTGAGCGGGTGGCCAAGGGGGAGCCCGTCTGGTACCTCGTACCGGACGGCGTCGTGCGATATATCGACAAACGAAAGCTGTACCGGTAA
- a CDS encoding SCO2583 family membrane protein produces MAGPGDPPEGNPEGVPGGGDDEYRSVVFDESFVRAARIQEYSARERLDGTARAVRNRRFWSRGGAPRQALILVILIAMAFGTAIYLGIRNPYHQPAVPVAGQLRITLIPLAPAGAVPAADREQPFAGHRAADYRTGAAGITFPAAHRTSHFTEDQVMQALIIAQEYLVASTMDPGALTGGDVRTVRNLLTPGQQEQFDRSLEKPANDGRYAATGWLVRFDPARIALADEQVRVRGSMTATEATDDTLEVVTDHTLVYAVRDAIGVASTPSLFTVRREMRLRFDPDDLRDRHVELVQASVEAGPLSCATDQAGYFRPLLAGQRAQPQTGTDPYDRDHQITSVCGVLAPDISISPRSLPTATAVSPGAAAPGSASSSSASR; encoded by the coding sequence ATGGCCGGTCCTGGAGACCCACCTGAGGGGAACCCCGAGGGCGTTCCGGGAGGTGGGGACGACGAGTACCGATCCGTCGTCTTCGACGAATCGTTTGTTCGCGCTGCCCGGATACAGGAGTACTCGGCCCGTGAGCGGCTGGACGGTACCGCGCGCGCCGTGCGCAACCGCCGCTTCTGGTCCCGGGGCGGCGCCCCACGGCAGGCCCTGATCCTGGTCATCCTGATCGCGATGGCCTTCGGCACCGCGATCTACCTGGGCATACGCAATCCGTACCATCAGCCCGCCGTCCCCGTCGCCGGGCAGCTGCGGATCACCCTGATACCGCTCGCGCCCGCCGGCGCGGTCCCCGCCGCCGACCGCGAGCAGCCCTTCGCCGGCCACCGGGCCGCCGACTACCGCACCGGCGCCGCGGGCATCACCTTCCCGGCCGCCCACCGGACCTCGCACTTCACCGAGGACCAGGTCATGCAGGCGCTGATCATCGCGCAGGAGTACCTGGTCGCCTCCACGATGGACCCCGGCGCGCTGACCGGCGGCGATGTCCGCACCGTACGGAATCTGCTCACCCCCGGGCAGCAGGAGCAGTTCGACCGCAGCCTGGAGAAGCCCGCCAACGACGGCCGGTACGCGGCCACCGGCTGGCTGGTGCGCTTCGACCCGGCCCGGATCGCGCTGGCCGACGAGCAGGTGCGGGTGCGCGGCAGCATGACCGCCACGGAGGCCACCGACGACACCCTGGAGGTCGTCACCGACCACACCCTGGTCTACGCGGTCCGTGACGCCATCGGGGTCGCGAGCACGCCCTCGCTGTTCACCGTCCGGCGCGAGATGCGGCTGCGCTTCGACCCCGACGACCTGCGCGACCGCCACGTCGAGCTGGTGCAGGCCTCGGTCGAGGCCGGGCCGCTGTCCTGCGCGACCGATCAGGCGGGCTACTTCCGGCCGCTGCTGGCCGGCCAGCGGGCCCAGCCGCAGACCGGCACCGACCCGTACGACCGCGACCACCAGATCACCTCGGTCTGCGGTGTGCTGGCCCCCGACATCTCGATCAGTCCTCGGAGCCTTCCGACGGCGACGGCGGTGAGTCCTGGGGCGGCGGCTCCTGGGTCTGCGTCGTCGAGCTCTGCGAGCCGGTGA
- a CDS encoding LCP family protein, giving the protein MNDAHPRWQYADGQEPYPQDPQQQDPYGQQQPDYSNGQQGYGYDPYEQQQQGYPQQPPYYPEPEPQQYQGYIPQQPQYGDYPQPQQPPQQYQQPQYEQPQPQYEEPAPAPAAPQDRDYRTEQFAFVDEDAEESEEVIDWLKFTESRVERRDERKRRGRKRVVALVVVLAMVAVGGVGYLWKTGRIPGLGDTATATTTATGAQKRDVIVLHLRPVDSDETSTALLVSNSTTDRGTTVLLPNSLAISTDDGDTTTLGKSVVDEGATPTREGLDNLLGTKIAGTWRLDTPYLELLVDSLGDILVDTDATVKSKDTTLVKPGKQQELNGKAAVAYATYRASGEAQDKQLARFGQVVQALLKKFPSSASLGVKTIQTLNAIPDPSLKEKELGASLSALAEQAKTGAYATESLPVQTDGTLSAKATQSVVKDVLGGTITNSSTDGVLRISVRNASGDKANTTQAQAAVVNAGYTYVAAGTGTAQAASQVIYTDAARKADAQEVAKTLGLAAGVVKKGTGASNADITVVLGKDYKG; this is encoded by the coding sequence GTGAACGACGCACACCCTCGTTGGCAGTACGCCGACGGGCAGGAGCCGTATCCCCAGGACCCCCAGCAGCAGGACCCTTACGGACAGCAGCAGCCCGACTACAGCAACGGACAGCAGGGCTACGGCTACGACCCGTACGAACAGCAGCAGCAGGGCTACCCGCAGCAGCCGCCGTACTACCCCGAGCCCGAGCCGCAGCAGTACCAGGGCTACATCCCGCAGCAGCCGCAGTACGGGGACTACCCGCAGCCTCAGCAGCCGCCGCAGCAGTACCAGCAGCCGCAGTACGAGCAGCCTCAGCCGCAGTACGAGGAGCCCGCACCCGCCCCCGCCGCCCCGCAGGACCGGGACTACCGGACCGAGCAGTTCGCCTTCGTCGACGAGGACGCCGAGGAGTCCGAAGAGGTCATCGACTGGCTGAAGTTCACCGAGTCCCGCGTCGAGCGGCGCGACGAGCGCAAGCGGCGCGGCCGCAAGCGCGTGGTCGCCCTGGTCGTGGTGCTGGCCATGGTGGCGGTCGGCGGCGTCGGCTACCTCTGGAAGACCGGCCGGATCCCCGGCCTCGGCGACACCGCCACGGCGACGACGACGGCCACCGGCGCCCAGAAGCGCGATGTGATCGTGCTGCACCTGCGCCCGGTCGACAGCGACGAGACCTCGACCGCGCTGCTGGTCAGCAACTCCACCACCGACCGCGGGACCACCGTCCTGCTGCCCAACTCCCTCGCCATCAGCACCGACGACGGCGACACCACCACCCTGGGCAAGTCCGTCGTCGACGAGGGCGCCACCCCCACCCGTGAGGGCCTGGACAATCTGCTCGGCACCAAGATCGCGGGCACCTGGCGGCTCGACACCCCGTATCTGGAGCTGCTCGTCGACTCGCTCGGCGACATCCTCGTGGACACCGACGCCACGGTGAAGTCCAAGGACACGACCCTGGTCAAGCCCGGCAAGCAGCAGGAGCTCAACGGCAAGGCGGCGGTCGCGTACGCCACCTATCGCGCCAGTGGCGAGGCACAGGACAAGCAGCTCGCCCGCTTCGGGCAGGTCGTCCAGGCCCTGCTGAAGAAGTTCCCCAGCAGCGCCAGTCTGGGCGTCAAGACCATCCAGACCCTCAACGCCATCCCCGACCCCTCGCTGAAGGAGAAGGAGCTCGGCGCGAGCCTGTCGGCCCTGGCCGAGCAGGCCAAGACCGGCGCGTACGCCACCGAGTCCCTCCCGGTGCAGACCGACGGCACGCTCAGCGCGAAGGCCACCCAGAGCGTGGTCAAGGACGTGCTCGGCGGCACCATCACCAACAGCAGCACCGACGGCGTCCTGAGGATCAGCGTCAGGAACGCCTCCGGCGACAAGGCCAACACCACCCAGGCCCAGGCCGCCGTGGTCAACGCCGGCTACACCTACGTGGCCGCCGGGACCGGCACGGCGCAGGCGGCCTCGCAGGTCATCTACACCGACGCCGCCAGGAAGGCGGACGCGCAGGAGGTCGCCAAGACCCTCGGCCTGGCCGCCGGGGTGGTCAAGAAGGGCACGGGCGCCTCCAACGCGGACATCACGGTCGTCCTGGGCAAGGACTACAAGGGGTGA